DNA from Biomphalaria glabrata chromosome 14, xgBioGlab47.1, whole genome shotgun sequence:
CAACTTCCGCCCAAACCAATAGCTGTCTAACGGGTGACATGACAGTAATTTATATATGACCAGTATGGGGTATGCCCGTTATTACAGAATATCTATTTTTGGAGACATGTAATCTTTTGAATTGATAAATGGAACTTTCAATAAGTAAATCCTCTTTGTGATATTGATCAATCTTATAggatcatgttgttatttaccaaaagaaaaatatttaaatactctCGCCCAGTGTGCACCAAAATGTCTATATCACTAAGATAAGTCGTCATTTAAAAATGGCATTATCACTTACTGCAGGTATGAAGATCTAATATACGTTTAAATTACGTTTAATGACAATCATACAGCTTGAACTAAATTATTACTAAATccataaaaaacaattaatatgcTCATTTTTACAggacttatcttcttatcttataaattacagacccTACAtctaaagagaagataattacgccctacttatatcatgtgtcaatctaatcatgctaATTCGTCATAGTTAATGGTTTACTCTGACAAACCCATTCCACGGTCTATTATTTTATGTTCCtctttgatttgtaaaaaaaacaagtcttttAGCTAACCCTAAGGctttgacatatatatatatatatatatatatatatatatatatatatatacatatatcccATATCCTACTTTGTACACTGGCAgtgtaccttttttaaaaaaactattaaagttttttctattttttcttttgttttcgtttAAGAACATGTTTGTCTACAATTTGCCGCGTGCTGTTTGACTTTTACAATtgcgttttattattttattgcgcTTGAAAGTGATAACATtgtcaaaaattgaaaaaaatgaaaccagttcggaaaatgtaagtaataacactttttataaatattttcaaaataaaaaaaataattgatttagaAACATAAAGTATCctagtattataattaattaatttatagcatagtcttttcaaattttatttttttgtaacgtACACTCCCAGTGTACAAGGCAGAATATGCCACTGTAGGAATCAATTACTAATATATGAATCAAAATAGATCAAGACTTCATTTAGAacataaatttgtttgttttaagtgcATTAGCTTTTGCCGAAATGTCGACTCCACTGGAAACATTTAGGAAACTGAACAAGCCTACTGCTCTAGTTTCTATTAGCCTTTAGAAATAAAACGCATTTTTATATACTCCGCGTTGTActtgtttcttgttttgtttccaaCTGTAGTACTGTAGCCTATTGGAAATGCTCGCAAGCATCTACTATCTATAGACGTTATGAGACTACTCATGTGCAATCATCGGAAATTTACGCCTATGGGGATTCCCCTAAACAATAAGTGTTTCgcacacacagatacacactTAAGCATGTTCAGATTATCTGCGCTCCATGACCTCCAAATTAACCgagggccacagaaatagaggGTCTTTacagggccacagaaacagagggTCTTTACATCTTCAGCGCCaaagattgcaaggtctaaaaggggaacttaactttccCTTTACTTTTGTATAAGAGTGCAATACTTTCTATACTTTGGGTGTCATCCCTGAAGAGCTCATTAAGACCCCAATTAGTTTTAAGTCATGGGTCCAAGGGCAATGAGCTCATTGTAAAATGGTTTTACATGCCATAGTCTGTGGGTTACTAGCCGTCGTGTGCTAGGGTTCATTAAATCcattcgcgccatggatgccaCGCCACTGAATTTAAGTACATATGACTTTTAAGTGAATATGCATCTACGTACATTTCAATCTTGTATGTGCATCCATTTCCTATTAAACTGTATTgtgttgcatgcctattcgttgagtgcctaccctagagagttacaacaatatatattaaATGACCAGTAACTTCATGCTCTATACATTTAGTATCACATCTCATGATAAGATAATACTTTAGTTAATGACAGTCTGGGCCCCCTGCATTTTACTcaaatcaatttaaaactaaagtTCCTTTCTATTATAGAGGTCTAAACTATGGATACATGGATTTTTTATTGAAGTTTTTTGCCAATTTCAATTTTATCTAACTACTCCAGAAAATGTTTAAGTCCTCGTTTCTTACTTTTTCTATACGAACAGATACACACCTAAATCCATTTGAATGTGAACAGTATTTATTCACATTTTGAATAAAACATTATAACCTCAGATAAGAGCTATAAATGACATATTTGTTTCTGATGCTAATCTCTCACCTTcgtttgaaacatttttagtaatattattattttgtgttatcactagttttaattttaaaccattgaaaataaaacataataaatgtatacatatatatatatatatatatttctatctgcctatctatccatccatccatccatcctctATATGTATAgaaatctctctatatatatatttttctcgTTTACGTGTGTACTTGTcgttttgaaattaattaactcttttttgtttgttctgtaGCTAATGTTGAGGATCGataattgatttcataaagACACTTTTGAGCTCATATTGCTTGGTCAAGATCTTGCCAACATTTTTGATTTTCTACTTGGTAATTTGAGATTCGTTACATTTTTCTACTATAATAACGCTTATAACGATTTCTCATTATTGTAATATCtctttccacaaaaaaaaaataatattttttttacatctgtttttatattaataactaaataaataattgactaaacAGAAGAAGTAAATGAAAGTGTTGTTCTtcatttaaaatacttaaaataacAAGTAAAAGACACATTTATCACACTAATCAATCGTTTTTAGAAGCCCCCGAaagggggaaaagacgctaatagttttgtgtcaaatgtctgtccgtctgtccgtccgatTTAGATCTCCATTCAAACGTATGATGCAACGGCTAGttctttcttttctgaaagcgaaatatCTAGTTTTctaatcacttatgcaagcagtgttttcataaaaatacaccacttttaaaactattcactaCTAATAAAAACAACCAATGGTGGCTTTTTAGTAGGGGGGATAGCAATTtgccatatttttaaaacatttatgccaatggttttagatttgtccaaaaatgtatttcttttacatttgcATAGCTacgttaagtaagttctgtcctactattTACTACTTTgacccaaaaataatgtttactttttatttagagagaaaagatctatttagtatgcatataagttggacataatttaaaacaaaaattaataagtagtttttgatattatcgcgtgaactgctgCGGCAGTTGGTATTTATACAACAATTAACTTatgaattattctttttttttacggaaatgtatttttattctttagaGGATTTGAATAgaagattgaccctttacaaaacaatttgatcaattaatattcattataagtcatcagttaggccaggttcacatctagcttcACACTCACTATCACTTATCCTTTCgtccgctggggcaccacacaagatctgtcaacctttctCCAATCTTCTccgtcatttgtctttgatagaaatTCATTCTGATgtcctttctgaaaatattggtACATGCCTTTATACcttcctgggtggaccacttcggggacgattttgagtttgtgtttccacaaactgtccttgtaaccttgttttttttttattaaattaacctttcattttaataaatgttcatTTCAGGAGATATTTTCATTAAAATCAATCTATTTGTACAATTTTGCAGTGATAAATTGAGAATGACAGTTCTTGAAATGATAAGAAATGTCTGTTTAGTATTCCTCTACGTTTGCTGTTTTTTGAATTGTGGTTTGGCATTCGGTAAGTAGAAAAACGTGtacttaaaactatttacaTCTAATAATACATTTCGAATATAAATATTCAGTTAGAATTGAGCTTCTTATAATAATGTGtacacagaaaagaaaaaaaatgttatcaagatttttaaaagtACAATATGAATGTGttgaaataatctaaaaattcaTTGACGTAAACGTATTTATTACCCTGTATGTTCAGATGAAGTTGACTTGAACAAAGTTTCGATAAATCTAAAACAATATGACATTCAAAGTGGTACAACCAACTGCACCAATGGACTTTTGGCTCACGTTGATCGTTTTATAGCCGTTGGATTGATAGATATTGAACCACCATTGCAAATAAGTGACATGGTCATTACATTTCAAATTAAGACAAACACATCGTCCGTTCCTGAAAAAGTGAGTACCtaataaatctatatctatctatctatctatctatctatctatctatctatctatctatctatctatctatctatctatctatctatctatctatctatctatctatctatctatctatctatctatctatctatctgtctatctttgtatataaatatacgtATGTATTTAAAAGGGCTACAGTCTTGTTTACTACACAGAACAAAAAATCCATTTCATAAGAATTaacttaatttaattaaaaaaaaattatttaaagcctagtcaatagattttatttaaataaaatattttttagtacaaAGTAGTGCAAGGGAAATGGTGCATGGAGAATTCCGAAGATGAAGAAGTTGTGTGTACTAAGACAGACGAAGCGAACAGTTTTAAAGTGATTCTTAACATTACTGCAGTCCAGTTGCTGAATGGGATGGAACTCTTTTTGACTGTGTATCTTGATGACTGGTTCAAGACAAACGGACCTATATCTGTTCCACCAATTTACGgtaaatacaagaaaataaatactattttaaaaatatgtttgataATAGAATAAACTCCACCCCGCAACACCGCCACCCCTCTTTAGACGATGCGCCCACCTTTACGAAACTATAAATCATACCCTTTTTAAATACACCAATTAGGTTCAccaaagtttgtttactgtTGCCACAACTTTCTCGCATAATTAACTCTTGGAATAGTGGTGCGGAATAACGAAACAATGTAAGTAATTTTGCAATGGCTAAAATGCTATAAGCATACAGTTCAGTTGCTTGCCAGAAAtagaagaagaaatttacttaTTAACCTATTTTCAGTTCCTCTCATTAGCTTGTAAGCTCTTCCTGTGCTAGAAGGGTAGAAATTGGGTGGACACAAGTCTTTAAAACGGTTCACaacgatttttaaaatttttaacagtttaaacatatccttgaaaaaaaataatttattaatacaCAATATGAATATATCATTTCTAACTAGAGCCATTATTTAACTCTAGTATTTTAATGCttccaaatttaaaaataaatatcaccGAAAAAGATTTCTCCTTTAcgattctgattttttttttgtaagagcgtttgtttttctctctctgaaTTGCATATGAATGATAGATAgctaaatgaaaatattttttacccaAGCCCTAATCCCCTCCCCCGTTAAAATGCCTGGTTAGGTtcatatataaatgtattctGAGTTTagaaaatttgtatttattttatgctACTTGTTTTCCAAATGTTTTCCTAATCGAAACTTTTCGCCGCGGAACAATAAGCTTATTGTTTTAGAAAGATTAAATCCAGGTGGTGCCGtagtagttaattattccagtagttcgtggaacacctactGAGGCCTCGCGAAACGCTAAGTTTAGCGGAACACAGGTTTGGAAACACTGTTGTTGAGTATTGTATATGAACATATTTTAGAACATGCAAATTACGTTTTCCATTTTTAAGTATACTATAAAACAGAGTCCTCAATATGAAATAATATTGAGCAACCAATTGTGTATCTCAATctgaaagatttttatttttattttgtacaattttgttttacagaTTTATCTGATGTTAATATATTATTGAATGGCAACAAAGTGAATTCCTCAACACCTAGAATGGAAGCTTCAATGTTCACATTGTGTTGTGTGAATGCTCCATCGCCTTGTTTTGTGATGGTGTCTAATCAGCTCGGTGAACAAGTCAACAACGAGAACTGCGTGAATGTCACTCATGAGAAAGACATGAATTACACAATACATCTCCATGTCTGTCATAATGTGAAGCGGTTTGTCTTGAATGTAACGTCTGGGCAAGCATCTAAAAGTTTCAGCGGTAGTTATATTTCTATCTAGATAGATGTATGCATATACGTATATGCATTTAGGAATATATGTATGCGTCTATGTATATCCATTTTATCTACCTAgctatccataaaaaaaattctatgttcatttttttttatcctaatCTAGGCAACAGTTACTGGAATTCAAAAACACTTGCTGGTTGCGTGTTACTGACTCTCACTGTTAAAATAGTATCTCTGATCTACCTGAAGACGTGTTCCACTGAAGGTAATGGCTTTGTTTTTAAACGTGACTTCTtgttgtacatttttataaagtctTTCGAGAagttaataacattttaaatttatgttccTATAATAGGTGAAAGTTGTAAATGTGTACTAATATTTCAACTAATgtgtaaatattaattaattaattaataataaactattgacttcattttttttaattgtgtcaATGGTAGACAAGATCTACATAGTTTCGATCTAGAACTAATTTGAATGTATTGACATTATTAATAAACTTTACATTTTTGAGACATTTTTGTTTGAACCCAGTTTATcttattatttatagtttagtccACCTTGCATGAGATTTTCCAATACAGTACAccaaatacattaaaaatattctattattaaAAACTTCATTACATTAACTTTCCACTTAGTAAATACTAGCCGAATATTACCCGCGTCCTGTGggtcttagtttgtgtattactaatctagtggattggatttagatataTGTCAAACTTGGCTAATGTTCCTTTCACATTTTCTTTCGtcacaataataaatatagtcatgcaaaaatgggtttacccattTAGCagatacatttttatataaaagataaATTCTATGGAAACGGGTTTACCTGATTTATCAAAACGTGTCTTTTATAGCGATAAATTtagcaattaaaataaaaataaaagaagtgcGCTATGTATGGGATAGAACGTACGTCGCGATGTCTCAATTCACAGACAGaaggaacgaatttattttaaaatgcttttgaaaaacaaatctgaaggttaattgattaaaataaattccagttagtacccaagaaaCACTTATGTCaatttttatcaagattggtcaaaaggttttgatttatattcggaacatacatacatacatacatacatacatcataagcgtagctaggatttttttttgggggggggggggaatccacCCCCCAAAcccaccccccccccgcgaaaatttttttttatatgcatttatgtgtgtgtgtgtgtacatattctttattgcattctgacccttcattctttcggaagaatGTGCCCTAGAATGGGTTGTTCCATgaattagtgggaaaattgtagattccccgccattactagcaaggggtctgggcTCCCCCaacgcggggcgaagccccgccgccaagcactatttctggtattgaaagccaacaaaatgcatattctgaggtatctacaccgcattttcctgctattaaaaagttttatttcaaaaacttaatgtgctattcttactgacttagaccctcccgcgcctttcggagcatttgacgtcaagctgtttccataaaaatctgtcactggtaatgtctgaagcctcttcccaccggccatgaggacctcaatgaatgagtggcgtcaagttgtactaggatatcattgcaactcttcttatgcgtaattcattttgtcggagaacatgtcccgcaaacctcatgcgtcgctctctcactaTCTTACtatggggtcgactcccagttcggcataggatttccttgatttaaacccgatctctatatgactcctaaaatctgtcttagccatctttgttgagcaacatttagtgtttttcaatttcggcagatgactattcactgtagtttattaagggagccctgccactggtaaaaatgtgtaacctctcttgaatacgctcttggaataaagtgactgtagtttgctttagattttatatcgaaaagagaagttttatcgtcaaaatcatctaaaggggttttaaactttaaaaaaaaacgccatctgtagaagaggggtttaaactcaaacccccgaTTAAATTGGCTAcgttcaaataattttagtgtgtaatttgcttttttttatatattgaagaggtcttttttagcatcaaacccctctgaatgggggtttaaactcaaaacctcttttggcaacgctcatatcattttgagtgcgtaatttgctttttttcttacactgaagatttttttttagcctcaaacccccctggcgtagggtttaaactcaaaacccctttggctacgctcatagatattagagtgagtaatttgcttttatttataatgaagaggtactttttagcttcaaactccactggaggggagtttaaactcaaaacccctttgactacattcgtaacattttgagtgtataatttgctttgtttttattattaaagaggtattttttacctttgaaccccgctgaagtgggattcaaactcaaaactaagtcaaaacccatttagctacgctcttAACATTTTGAGtacgtaattagcttttttttatattgaagagaggttttatcgtaaattttggagggtgttttaaaatcaaaatctcccttaactgtgctcttggaattaggggattttcgtttgcattttttttttgttttgttttatagaagagggggagttaactacaaaaaccccaagtaggggtttaaaactcaaaaccccctggtagggggttttaaactcaaaaccccattggttgtgctggggcaagtgatggttcagtattaaaatctcacctaaaataaacaaaatcaaagcaaaaaatcattcactaaattcctatccccccaaggggggggggatttcatttgggggggggggtttgaaccccaaaacactcccctggctacgcccatgacatacatacatacatacatacataggcaTACAtaggcatacatacatacatacatacataggcaTACATaggtatacatacatacatacatacatacatacttacatacatacatacataggcaTACAtaagcatacatacatacatacatacatacatacatacatacatacatacatacatacataggcaTACATaggtatacatacatacatacatacatacataggcatacatatatatatatatatatatatatatatatatatatatatatatatatatatatatatatatatatatacatatatacgcacgccttactttctactttatattatagataaaaAAGAATATAGTATAATTATGTTAACATTATTGTTACAGTTTCAGAGAAATCAAATTTCACACAGAACTTGCTTGACAATGGACAAGAAATATTGTAAGTAACTAGACAATACAGTTTATATTTGTGTTTCTTAATCTAAACATCTTAATTCAAATGTATACTAAATTAGTCaaagattataataaaattatattaaaattaattcattcaCTCACCACTTATtcccactatatatatatatatatatatata
Protein-coding regions in this window:
- the LOC106071736 gene encoding uncharacterized protein LOC106071736 produces the protein MTVLEMIRNVCLVFLYVCCFLNCGLAFDEVDLNKVSINLKQYDIQSGTTNCTNGLLAHVDRFIAVGLIDIEPPLQISDMVITFQIKTNTSSVPEKYKVVQGKWCMENSEDEEVVCTKTDEANSFKVILNITAVQLLNGMELFLTVYLDDWFKTNGPISVPPIYDLSDVNILLNGNKVNSSTPRMEASMFTLCCVNAPSPCFVMVSNQLGEQVNNENCVNVTHEKDMNYTIHLHVCHNVKRFVLNVTSGQASKSFSGNSYWNSKTLAGCVLLTLTVKIVSLIYLKTCSTEVSEKSNFTQNLLDNGQEIFDSNPVTKIDLIVKESAITPRSSYTFSDN